In Ascochyta rabiei chromosome 11, complete sequence, the following are encoded in one genomic region:
- a CDS encoding Protein ssh4 translates to MLPQEPLQVVLPPTTLSKSYLPVDHAPSATPTVLADAARALHSSSRDALRNARYHDNSGLGSTAKGIMIGVFSVLGAAGFCFLVFAIVYYFRYTQQGRIFLDRIARPGEYDDEQQFAKEEAEALEDMDDLQAAEYLRAKAFVQVNPPESVQTDISLSQFLAIQEKGVSAWEFEPELEIANCFVEGRTEIEFFDSECSVQSNLPIPKQNEVYYWEAKIYEKPENTSIAIGVTTKPYPLFRLPGYHKSSISYGSNGNRRYNQPFTPSAYGPAYVQGDVIGVGYRPRTGTVFFTRNGKKLDDVAHGLKTQNFFPTVGAQGPCQVHVNFGQMGFVFIEANVKKWGLAPQTGSLAPPPPYGSEQGSILLDSGRDGIREGMAGNYISAGYGHARSSSQQVRLGRNQPTSPGPQRSPTDISLAAFSLVDSNEDIGEGTSAEASNVHDVAHETARGLGFLQPGEFPPEYTSPLGSPNLEAGRRMRDYWEEREQAPLLQNQQEEPGSARPLPSYDAAVAAAPHIRPPTIRVRSSTQTSRTPRGGPR, encoded by the exons ATGTTGCCGCAGGAACCGCTGCAGGTCGTCCTGCCGCCGACGACACTATCCAAGTCGTACCTTCCCGTCGACCACGCGCCCTCTGCAACGCCCACCGTGCTCGCCGACGCCGCACGTGCCCTTCACTCGTCCTCCAGAGACGCCTTACGGAATGCGCGCTACCATGACAACAGCGGCCTGGGGTCGACTGCGAAAGGCATCATGATTGGCGTCTTCTCGGTCCTCGGCGCTGCAGGCTTCTGTTTCCTTGTCTTTGCCATTGTCTACTACTTCCGCTACACGCAACAGGGTCGCATCTTCCTCGACCGCATCGCACGGCCGGGCGAGTACGACGATGAGCAGCAGTTCGCCAAGGAGGAGGCCGAGGCGCTGGAGGACATGGACGATCTGCAGGCGGCAGAGTACCTGCGCGCAAAAG CTTTCGTACAGGTCAACCCGCCCGAGTCTGTGCAAACCGACATATCCCTCTCGCAGTTCCTCGCCATCCAAGAGAAAGGCGTCTCTGCGTGGGAGTTTGAACCAGAGCTGGAGATTGCCAATTGCTTCGTTGAAGGCCGAACTGAGATTGAGTTCTTCGACTCGGAGTGCAGCGTCCAAAGCAACCTACCGATACCGAAGCAGAACGAAGTTTACTACTGGGAGGCTAAGATCTACGAGAAGCCAGAGAACACAAGCATTGCGATTGGCGTCACAACCAAGCCGTATCCGCTGTTCAGATTACCAG GCTACCACAAGTCCTCCATCTCGTACGGATCCAACGGCAACCGACGCTACAACCAGCCTTTCACACCCTCCGCTTACGGGCCAGCCTACGTCCAGGGCGATGTTATCGGAGTTGGCTACAGGCCTCGCACCGGGACCGTCTTCTTTACTCGCAACGGCAAGAAGCTCGATGATGTTGCACACGGTCTTAAGACGCAGAACTTCTTCCCTACAGTCGGCGCTCAAGGACCTTGCCAGGTACACGTCAACTTCGGACAGATGGGCTTTGTCTTCATCGAGGCCAACGTAAAGAAATGGGGCCTTGCCCCACAGACTGGCAGCTTGGCACCGCCACCACCATACGGCAGCGAACAGGGATCGATTCTCCTGGATTCTGGTCGTGACGGCATCAGGGAAGGCATGGCTGGCAACTACATTTCCGCGGGTTATGGACATGCACGATCTAGTAGCCAGCAAGTGCGTCTTGGACGTAATCAACCCACAAGCCCTGGTCCTCAACGCAGCCCCACTGACATCTCCCTGGCAGCATTCAGCTTGGTGGACTCGAACGAAGACATTGGCGAAGGAACAAGTGCAGAGGCCAGCAATGTGCACGATGTAGCTCATGAGACCGCTCGTGGACTCGGATTCCTACAACCCGGGGAATTCCCACCAGAATACACCAGTCCTCTTGGGTCGCCCAACCTCGAGGCTGGCCGCCGCATGCGCGACTACTGGGAAGAACGCGAGCAAGCACCGCTCTTGCAAAACCAGCAGGAGGAGCCAGGGTCAGCGCGGCCTCTACCCAGCTACGACGCCGCTGTCGCTGCTGCACCACATATTCGACCGCCCACAATCAGGGTGCGAAGCTCCACGCAGACGTCTCGAACGCCCCGCGGAGGGCCACGATGA
- a CDS encoding tRNA pseudouridine(13) synthase, protein MSDERENDARPAKRARLDDSAAHTPSAAATSQAAPGSALNAPSQIETDYDREVRAGITEYICPDNLGFTGTLKQRYTDFLVNEIGLDGQVLHLKSTQVEKKQKQPRTEEDVKPAAPAEVKEEKIAIVEDDGEAVTPVAPKEEKPAEAEQPAKAEETNDGEETFAIASAPKKEVKEELPEEDVKLLHSIFGEDTTNQILALVQSIRNREQAKARTFKAVTSPPILDKEVRTNAHKSLRRIFPNLLETSMEHDQSIRIKANPPAERKSKGGRGDRANGDQGKHRGGQLVWEELGGEYLHFSLYKENKDTMEVVGFLGSKLNSGAKAFAFAGTKDRRACTVQRLCVKRQTAERIAGFNRALFNAAVGDFEYRQNDLKLGDLMGNEFTITLRDCKFQNEEGMNAVQRQVYANEVVGKAIKDFSEKGFINYYGLQRFGSFAASTDQVGRKMLQDDLKGAVDDLLNYSEVALAAAEGTSDSNVLVSQDDRNRARALHLWRTEGKGPAALELLPRKFTAERNIIQHLGSRNSKSGRHDRKTDWQGALMTIPRTLRLMYVHAYQSLVWNAVAGKRWATHGDKVVEGDLVLVNEHVDKKANTSSADNGVIDQDGEFIINPSGTENANAATEDFERARALTKAEAESGQYTVYDIVLPQPGFDVEYPKNAIGDFYKEFMGSERGGGLDPHNMRRSWREVSLSGGYRKFLARPLSPLGFEVHSYTKEDQQFVETDLDKIKKARGNVKKDGERESGDVQMQDSEKEEDKKIAVVIKLQLGSSQYATMALRELMKAGGVQAYKPEFMGGR, encoded by the exons ATGTCAGACGAACGTGAAAACGATGCGCGACCCGCAAAGCGCGCACGTCTCGACGACAGCGCCGCCCACACACCCTCCGCTGCTGCGACATCACAGGCCGCACCTGGCTCGGCATTGAACGCGCCGTCGCAGATTGAGACCGATTACGACCGTGAAGTGCGTGCGGGAATTACAGAGTACATATGTCCGGACAACCTGGGCTTCACAGGCACATTGAAGCAGAGATACACCGACTTCTTGGTCAACGAAATTGGGCTTGATGGGCAGGTGCTGCATTTGAAGAGCACACAGGTGGAGAAGAAGCAAAAACAACCCAGGACGGAGGAGGATGTTAAGCCTGCAGCGCCGGCTGAGgtgaaggaggagaagattGCGATTGTGGAGGACGACGGCGAAGCTGTTACACCTGTTGCGCCGAAGGAAGAGAAGCCTGCAGAAGCTGAACAACCTGCCAAGGCTGAGGAGACGAACGACGGGGAGGAGACTTTTGCGATTGCGAGTGCGCCGAAGAAGGAGGTAAAAGAAGAG CTACCTGAAGAGGATGTGAAATTGCTCCACTCCATCTTCGGCGAAGACACAACGAACCAGATCCTAGCTCTCGTGCAAAGCATACGGAACCGCGAACAAGCCAAAGCAAGGACCTTCAAGGCCGTCACATCACCACCCATACTTGACAAAGAAGTCCGCACCAACGCACACAAATCGCTTCGTCGCATATTTCCAAATCTGCTCGAGACATCCATGGAGCACGACCAGTCGATAAGGATCAAGGCCAACCCTCCAGCGGAGCGTAAAAGCAAAGGCGGGAGAGGAGACAGGGCAAACGGAGATCAGGGCAAGCACAGAGGTGGCCAGCTGGTCTGGGAAGAGCTTGGTGGAGAGTACTTGCACTTTTCTCTGTACAAGGAGAACAAGGACACAATGGAGGTTGTTGGCTTCCTCGGCAGCAAGCTCAACAGCGGCGCGAAAGCGTTCGCATTTGCAGGCACCAAGGATAGGCGTGCATGCACCGTCCAGCGTCTTTGCGTCAAGCGTCAGACTGCTGAACGCATAGCCGGCTTCAACCGCGCGCTGTTCAATGCTGCGGTCGGAGATTTCGAGTACCGCCAGAACGATCTGAAGCTGGGTGACTTGATGGGCAACGAGTTCACCATCACGCTCCGAGACTGCAAGTTCCAGAACGAGGAGGGTATGAATGCTGTGCAAAGACAGGTGTACGCCAACGAGGTGGTGGGGAAAGCCATCAAGGACTTCTCTGAGAAGGGCTTTATCAACTACTATGGTCTCCAGCGCTTTGGATCCTTCGCGGCTAGCACAGATCAAGTCGGTCGCAAGATGCTGCAGGACGACCTGAAGGGTGCTGTTGACGATCTTCTGAACTACAGCGAGGTAGCActtgcagcagcagaaggcaCCAGCGACTCCAACGTGCTCGTCTCCCAAGACGATCGCAATCGCGCCAGAGCGCTCCACCTCTGGCGTACCGAAGGCAAAGGTCCTGCAGCTTTGGAACTGCTCCCGCGCAAATTCACCGCCGAACGAAACATAATCCAGCACCTTGGCTCCCGCAACAGCAAGTCTGGGCGCCACGACCGCAAAACAGATTGGCAAGGTGCCTTGATGACCATCCCCCGCACCCTGCGTCTTATGTACGTCCATGCCTACCAGTCCCTTGTATGGAATGCCGTAGCCGGCAAACGCTGGGCTACACACGGCGACAAAGTGGTAGAGGGCGACCTTGTCCTCGTCAACGAACACGTCGACAAGAAAGCCAACACCTCATCCGCCGACAATGGCGTCATCGACCAAGATGGCGAGTTCATCATCAACCCATCCGGCACCGAGAACGCAAACGCCGCAACCGAGGACTTCGAGCGCGCCCGCGCACTCACCAAGGCCGAGGCCGAGAGCGGACAGTATACCGTGTACGACATTGTGCTGCCCCAACCAGGCTTCGACGTCGAGTACCCCAAGAACGCCATCGGCGACTTCTACAAGGAATTCATGGGCAGCGAGCGCGGCGGCGGTCTCGATCCGCACAACATGCGCAGGTCCTGGAGGGAAGTCAGTCTGAGCGGTGGGTACAGAAAGTTCCTGGCTAGGCCGCTGAGTCCGCTTGGCTTCGAGGTGCACAGCTACACGAAGGAGGACCAGCAGTTTGTGGAGACGGATTTGGATAAGATTAAGAAGGCGAGGGGCAATGTGAAGAAAGACGGAGAGCGGGAGAGCGGCGATGTCCAGATGCAGGATAgcgagaaggaggaggataaGAAGATTGCTGTTGTGATTAAGCTGCAGTTGGGGAGTAGCCAGTATGCTACCATGGCGCTGCGGGAGCTGATGAAGGCTGGTGGCGTTCAAGCGTATAAGCCTGAGTTTATGGGCGGTCGCTAG
- a CDS encoding Protein ssh4, variant 2: protein MLPQEPLQVVLPPTTLSKSYLPVDHAPSATPTVLADAARALHSSSRDALRNARYHDNSGLGSTAKGIMIGVFSVLGAAGFCFLVFAIVYYFRYTQQGRIFLDRIARPGEYDDEQQFAKEEAEALEDMDDLQAAEYLRAKAFVQVNPPESVQTDISLSQFLAIQEKGVSAWEFEPELEIANCFVEGRTEIEFFDSECSVQSNLPIPKQNEVYYWEAKIYEKPENTSIAIGVTTKPYPLFRLPGYHKSSISYGSNGNRRYNQPFTPSAYGPAYVQGDVIGVGYRPRTGTVFFTRNGKKLDDVAHGLKTQNFFPTVGAQGPCQVHVNFGQMGFVFIEANVKKWGLAPQTGSLAPPPPYGSEQGSILLDSGRDGIREGMAGNYISAGYGHARSSSQQVRLGPFSLVDSNEDIGEGTSAEASNVHDVAHETARGLGFLQPGEFPPEYTSPLGSPNLEAGRRMRDYWEEREQAPLLQNQQEEPGSARPLPSYDAAVAAAPHIRPPTIRVRSSTQTSRTPRGGPR, encoded by the exons ATGTTGCCGCAGGAACCGCTGCAGGTCGTCCTGCCGCCGACGACACTATCCAAGTCGTACCTTCCCGTCGACCACGCGCCCTCTGCAACGCCCACCGTGCTCGCCGACGCCGCACGTGCCCTTCACTCGTCCTCCAGAGACGCCTTACGGAATGCGCGCTACCATGACAACAGCGGCCTGGGGTCGACTGCGAAAGGCATCATGATTGGCGTCTTCTCGGTCCTCGGCGCTGCAGGCTTCTGTTTCCTTGTCTTTGCCATTGTCTACTACTTCCGCTACACGCAACAGGGTCGCATCTTCCTCGACCGCATCGCACGGCCGGGCGAGTACGACGATGAGCAGCAGTTCGCCAAGGAGGAGGCCGAGGCGCTGGAGGACATGGACGATCTGCAGGCGGCAGAGTACCTGCGCGCAAAAG CTTTCGTACAGGTCAACCCGCCCGAGTCTGTGCAAACCGACATATCCCTCTCGCAGTTCCTCGCCATCCAAGAGAAAGGCGTCTCTGCGTGGGAGTTTGAACCAGAGCTGGAGATTGCCAATTGCTTCGTTGAAGGCCGAACTGAGATTGAGTTCTTCGACTCGGAGTGCAGCGTCCAAAGCAACCTACCGATACCGAAGCAGAACGAAGTTTACTACTGGGAGGCTAAGATCTACGAGAAGCCAGAGAACACAAGCATTGCGATTGGCGTCACAACCAAGCCGTATCCGCTGTTCAGATTACCAG GCTACCACAAGTCCTCCATCTCGTACGGATCCAACGGCAACCGACGCTACAACCAGCCTTTCACACCCTCCGCTTACGGGCCAGCCTACGTCCAGGGCGATGTTATCGGAGTTGGCTACAGGCCTCGCACCGGGACCGTCTTCTTTACTCGCAACGGCAAGAAGCTCGATGATGTTGCACACGGTCTTAAGACGCAGAACTTCTTCCCTACAGTCGGCGCTCAAGGACCTTGCCAGGTACACGTCAACTTCGGACAGATGGGCTTTGTCTTCATCGAGGCCAACGTAAAGAAATGGGGCCTTGCCCCACAGACTGGCAGCTTGGCACCGCCACCACCATACGGCAGCGAACAGGGATCGATTCTCCTGGATTCTGGTCGTGACGGCATCAGGGAAGGCATGGCTGGCAACTACATTTCCGCGGGTTATGGACATGCACGATCTAGTAGCCAGCAAGTGCGTCTTGGAC CATTCAGCTTGGTGGACTCGAACGAAGACATTGGCGAAGGAACAAGTGCAGAGGCCAGCAATGTGCACGATGTAGCTCATGAGACCGCTCGTGGACTCGGATTCCTACAACCCGGGGAATTCCCACCAGAATACACCAGTCCTCTTGGGTCGCCCAACCTCGAGGCTGGCCGCCGCATGCGCGACTACTGGGAAGAACGCGAGCAAGCACCGCTCTTGCAAAACCAGCAGGAGGAGCCAGGGTCAGCGCGGCCTCTACCCAGCTACGACGCCGCTGTCGCTGCTGCACCACATATTCGACCGCCCACAATCAGGGTGCGAAGCTCCACGCAGACGTCTCGAACGCCCCGCGGAGGGCCACGATGA
- a CDS encoding Amidase: MYHGIAGFVALSFVLRTGALQNASSISNVDPLQQPYPYYFPPQHAEGTPALFPMPKCQGITLEEATIDQLSGHMRDGTLTSVQLLRCCLRRVRQVDEYTNSIIELNPDAEDIAVALDAERTAGYVRGPLHGIPFIIKDNIATKDQMETTAGSWMLLGNVVPRDAHVVAKLRQAGALLMGKATLSEWADMRSNNYSEGYSPRGGQARSPYNLTLNPGGSSSGSAAAVAANIAPFALGTETDGSVINPAERNALVGIKPTVGLTSRAGVVPESIHQDTVGTFGRTVRDAAYAFDAIHGIDPRDNYTSAQQGKTPPGGYMQYLTNKAALQNATFGIPWESFWVYADEEQQTQLMSIISAIEAAGATIVNNTEIPSREQTISPNGWNWDFGTTRGYPNESEYTVVKVDFYNNIKAYLSELENTEIRSLEDIVAYNYANDGTEGGHPWPRGIPAFYSGQDGFLASLDTKGIMDETYYQALAFTQRSTRKDGIDAALANSGRPVDALLVPPDVGQTYQLAAQAGYPVVTIPAGAHSSTGMPFGLALMGTAWSEGTLLKWASAIEDLQLSTEGLPKRTLPNWYGYLERNIPVRNL, from the coding sequence ATGTATCACGGGATCGCTGGCTTCGTTGCCTTAAGCTTTGTCTTACGCACCGGGGCGCTCCAGAACGCGTCAAGTATATCCAATGTCGATCCACTTCAACAGCCTTACCCATACTACTTCCCGCCCCAACATGCTGAAGGCACTCCAGCCTTGTTTCCCATGCCCAAGTGTCAGGGCATCACGCTTGAGGAAGCGACTATAGATCAGCTATCTGGTCATATGCGCGACGGGACGCTCACTTCTGTGCAACTGCTGCGTTGCTGTCTGCGGCGTGTTCGACAAGTGGACGAGTACACAAATTCCATCATCGAGCTCAATCCGGACGCAGAGGACATCGCTGTTGCGCTAGATGCCGAACGAACGGCTGGCTATGTGCGCGGACCGCTGCACGGCATACCTTTCATCATCAAAGACAACATCGCAACGAAAGACCAAATGGAGACAACAGCAGGAAGCTGGATGCTGTTGGGAAACGTTGTGCCAAGAGACGCCCATGTGGTCGCAAAGCTGCGACAGGCAGGCGCTCTTCTGATGGGCAAAGCAACTCTGTCAGAGTGGGCTGACATGCGATCGAACAACTACTCTGAGGGCTACTCACCAAGAGGGGGTCAAGCGAGAAGCCCATACAATCTCACACTGAATCCTGGTGGAAGCAGCTCGGGCAGTGCAGCAGCCGTGGCAGCGAATATCGCCCCGTTTGCGTTAGGCACAGAGACCGACGGTAGTGTCATCAATCCTGCGGAGAGGAATGCACTGGTAGGAATTAAGCCAACCGTCGGTTTGACATCGCGAGCTGGTGTCGTGCCTGAAAGCATTCACCAGGATACCGTGGGCACGTTTGGTCGAACAGTCCGCGACGCCGCATATGCTTTCGATGCGATACATGGCATCGATCCACGCGACAACTACACCTCTGCCCAACAAGGCAAAACTCCCCCTGGAGGGTATATGCAGTATTTGACCAACAAAGCGGCGCTTCAAAACGCTACGTTTGGCATACCATGGGAGAGCTTCTGGGTCTATGCCGACGAAGAACAACAAACACAGCTCATGTCCATCATCTCCGCAATCGAGGCTGCAGGAGCCACGATCGTTAACAATACCGAAATACCCAGTCGAGAGCAAACCATATCACCCAATGGCTGGAACTGGGACTTCGGAACGACGCGCGGATATCCCAACGAATCCGAATACACAGTAGTCAAAGTAGACTTCTACAACAACATCAAAGCCTACCTCTCGGAGCTTGAAAACACCGAAATCCGCTCTCTGGAAGACATCGTAGCGTACAACTACGCAAACGACGGCACAGAAGGCGGACACCCCTGGCCACGGGGAATCCCAGCGTTCTACTCTGGCCAGGACGGCTTCCTCGCCTCGCTGGACACAAAGGGCATCATGGACGAGACGTACTACCAAGCCCTCGCGTTCACACAACGGAGCACACGTAAAGACGGCATCGATGCCGCACTTGCGAACAGCGGACGGCCTGTCGACGCGTTGCTTGTTCCTCCAGATGTGGGCCAGACGTACCAGCTGGCGGCACAGGCCGGGTATCCCGTGGTTACGATCCCGGCCGGCGCGCATTCGAGCACTGGCATGCCGTTTGGACTGGCGCTGATGGGCACCGCGTGGAGCGAGGGCACGCTGCTGAAGTGGGCGAGCGCGATTGAGGACTTGCAGCTTAGTACCGAGGGTCTGCCGAAGAGGACGCTGCCGAACTGGTATGGGTATTTGGAAAGGAACATACCCGTTCGGAATCTGTGA
- a CDS encoding N-acetylneuraminate 7-O(or 9-O)-acetyltransferase — protein MLRLRLARPASLLQVLGRVAPLLLLTVVCANVYRRLVHDTADLYKCSALLHQGQWLDSPDRSPERKPFQNWQVPGCLLHDYTKSDLADCSEDGQMLFVGDTTVRQVFWAAAKKLDSLWVSDRQQELDKHEDLHLEKDGARLTFLWDPLLNSTEFSGELKAYMERNKPRGAGEKMLPSDGKRRSVLLFIGGGLWHARHLGDEYLPTFNRVVDRVAAVMSTTHDRLTSPANIRAHGKDGVDDQIFFAPVPDPLVNRLSPSREVTISQNKIWAMNDHLQLWSNRGLNVPWIYRDMTAKWPEMVGESGLHVTDRIATQMADVVLNYRCNAKAAQKHGYPFTRTCCSAYRPVNSIQLTMTFVLSSLFVLVSFGRYCRKFQELGTLSFLSETLAVFLLAAVYCFIADRTHIFDKIPKEFANVDFRVMLGTAVLVCLMNIRNVSLPVRKNMARLSENAVRLAPFLPRDQSDEFKGWMQIYVLVYAYTGASDIMDFYKVFRVFVALYLFLSGYGHATYFLRTNDFSYQRVLGVVLRLNTPPVLLALALDRPYTSYHFAPLVTFWFIIIYLTLRINRSWNECFGLLVFKVVLAALLVTMFSQVQGILEMLATFFNIAFRANVNVDELRYHLCINRYIVFLGVVVSALHIKVHLVLNTSKKQLGPAGFVVKHYFFLHRILLLAAAIITIPTFWIMTRRLKRKDDYDWWMPYIAWLPALSFVILRNATSFLQARYSASFAWLGRISFELYLLSQHIWLAGDSKGLLRVGFRYGSGTFLGDKWRDLVILTPIFVWLSWKVHEATKVSTAWLLYGRAPAAHQAQEGESADRDVMELPGWHRADGEVGRDKETGRHDQHDGHKKMMWRVGGVAAAIWLANLIR, from the exons ATGCTTCGACTTAGGCTGGCGAGGCCTGCGAGCTTGCTCCAGGTGCTTGGCAGGGTTGCGCCGCTCCTTCTGCTCACTGTCGTTTGTGCAAACGTGTATCGACGACTGGTCCATG ATACTGCCGACTTATACAAGTGCTCTGCACTCCTCCACCAGGGCCAATGGCTTGACTCGCCCGACCGCAGTCCCGAACGCAAACCCTTCCAGAACTGGCAAGTGCCTGGCTGCCTCTTGCACGATTATACGAAGTCCGACCTGGCCGACTGCAGTGAGGATGGCCAGATGCTGTTTGTGGGCGACACAACGGTGCGCCAGGTCTTCTGGGCTGCGGCGAAGAAGCTGGACAGCTTGTGGGTCTCCGATCGGCAACAAGAGCTTGACAAGCATGAGGATCTACATCTCGAGAAGGACGGAGCAAGGTTGACTTTCTTATGGGACCCGTTGCTAAACAGCACCGAATTTAGTGGAGAGCTGAAGGCGTACATGGAGAGGAACAAGCCGCGAGGCGCAGGCGAGAAGATGCTGCCAAGCGACGGCAAGAGGAGGTCGGTGCTGTTGTTCATTGGCGGAGGACTGTGGCATGCTCGACATCTGGGCGATGAGTACCTGCCGACCTTCAACCGCGTAGTCGACCGCGTCGCAGCAGTCATGTCTACCACCCACGACCGCCTCACAAGCCCAGCAAACATACGAGCGCATGGAAAGGACGGAGTGGATGACCAGATTTTCTTTGCACCAGTTCCCGACCCTTTGGTCAATCGATTGAGTCCGTCACGCGAAGTCACTATCTCGCAAAATAAAATCTGGGCTATGAACGACCATTTGCAGCTGTGGTCTAATCGTGGACTGAACGTACCTTGGATCTACCGGGACATGACGGCAAAGTGGCCCGAAATGGTCGGCGAGAGCGGTTTACATGTTACTGATCGCATTGCAACCCAGATGGCTGACGTTGTGCTCAACTATCGATGCAACGCAAAGGCGGCGCAGAAACATGGCTATCCGTTCACCAGGACCTGCTGCAGTGCCTACAGGCCCGTGAATTCGATTCAACTTACAATGACGTTCGTCTTGTCGTCCCTTTTCGTCCTGGTCTCTTTTGGTCGTTACTGCCGCAAATTCCAAGAGCTCGGGACTTTGAGCTTCCTATCTGAGACGCTTGCTGTCTTCTTGCTTGCTGCAGTGTATTGCTTCATCGCCGACAGAACCCACATTTTCGACAAGATTCCGAAAGAGTTCGCTAACGTCGACTTCCGGGTAATGCTAGGTACGGCTGTCTTGGTCTGCCTGATGAATATTCGGAACGTCTCGTTACCTGTCAGAAAAAACATGGCACGTTTGTCCGAAAACGCCGTCCGATTGGCACCTTTTCTACCACGAGATCAGTCAGATGAGTTCAAGGGGTGGATGCAGATATACGTCCTCGTGTACGCATACACTGGCGCGTCCGACATCATGGACTTTTACAAGGTGTTTCGTGTATTTGTTGCACTCTACCTCTTTCTCTCTGGTTATGGTCATGCAACATACTTCCTGCGAACGAACGACTTCTCTTACCAGCGCGTTCTAGGCGTCGTACTGCGCCTCAATACCCCTCCCGTGCTCCTTGCGCTCGCGCTGGACAGGCCGTATACGTCTTACCATTTTGCGCCCTTGGTTACCTTCTGGTTCATCATCATATATCTGACGCTCAGGATCAACCGAAGTTGGAACGAGTGCTTTGGACTGCTGGTCTTCAAGGTTGTGCTGGCGGCCCTGCTCGTTACGATGTTCAGTCAAGTCCAAGGCATCCTTGAGATGTTGGCTACATTCTTCAATATCGCTTTCCGAGCAAATGTGAACGTAGACGAGCTGCGTTACCACCTTTGTATAAACAGATACATCGTCTTTCTCGGAGTCGTTGTTTCAGCGCTGCATATCAAAGTCCATTTGGTGCTTAATACGTCGAAAAAACAGTTAGGCCCTGCTGGCTTCGTTGTGAAGCACTACTTTTTTCTCCACCGGATTCTGCTTCTTGCGGCCGCCATCATCACCATCCCGACTTTCTGGATCATGACACGGCGACTCAAGAGGAAAGACGATTACGACTGGTGGATGCCATACATTGCCTGGCTTCCTGCTCTCTCTTTCGTGATTCTCCGCAACGCAACTAGCTTTCTGCAAGCGCGGTATAGTGCATCGTTCGCCTGGCTTGGCCGCATATCTTTCGAATTGTATCTCCTCTCGCAGCACATTTGGCTTGCTGGCGACAGTAAAGGGCTTCTCCGGGTTGGATTTCGGTATGGCAGCGGCACGTTCCTGGGTGACAAGTGGCGCGATCTGGTCATCTTGACCCCGATATTCGTGTGGCTGTCGTGGAAGGTACATGAGGCTACGAAGGTGTCTACGGCGTGGCTTCTATATGGTCGAGCTCCAGCTGCACATCAAGCGCAGGAAGGGGAGAGTGCGGATAGAGATGTCATGGAACTGCCAGGATGGCACCGTGCGGATGGCGAGGTCGGACGCGATAAAGAAACAGGTCGCCATGACCAGCACGACGGGCACAAGAAGATGATGTGGAGAGTAGGCGGCGTTGCTGCGGCCATCTGGCTTGCAAACCTGATAAGATGA